The window TAAATATGGCTTTTACTTCCAAGCTATTTCAGTACAtaatggttttttaaacaaatcaattCAACCAACATCAAAACAAATTAAGGATGTCAATTAAACAGCTAAGATTGAAAGTAACTTGATACTGGCcacattaacttaattaaacaattattctaCAAGCTTGGTTTTACAGTTTAGGGCACTCAGACAACCGTTCGTTGATATATCTGCCGAATATCTGCCGTTACCTCCCTCCGAAGTAAATTGTTTATCAAACTTCCCTGTCGAGAGTTTACCTCCTACACAATTGTGAGTGTTGTTATTGAAAAGAgcgtattcttggctttcagaaacttTGCTTCAATAgctagtaaacaaataaatgtttatccaATAGTTGTTTGAAAGATTACAATTTGTAAAATCTCAAAATGCCTgataaaaatctcaaaatgtgTTGATaatagctttattaaattttacaactttattgtTGTCTGGAAGTACTGAGaattatatcaaaacaaagaagaactGTTCTTACAGGATGTCTAGTAAAGTGACTTCACCTGACTTCcagacaaaaatataattttccatatCCTAAACGATCAAATCAACAGTGTTttaaccccaccaactccaacagtcatctcccgcagtagactagacctatagcTACTAGTACCTATAGACCCTTACACCCCAGAATCTccacatttgcggttagtgatgtgccacctCACTAGTGACACACGGTTTTTACTgtgcccagtgtaggttcaactggaaggtataaagcAACCAAAAGTGATCCTTGCTGGGTATATCTTCGGTTATTCATATACAAAATCATGTTTTCCCAATCGGTAATTTACGTAATGCTGATCAGCTGTTGTACTGGAAGAAACACAGCAGACTCGCGCCGAGATACAAACGTACAGCTAATAACTACaagcaaaatactattttgaaaactcagactatttattaataagattATCAATTTACTATTTTTCAAGTACAAAAAACGTTTATGTAATAGTAATCTGTATATTGACGATCAGCTGATAATTAATGACACCGTGAGTCTCAGCAGATTCTATTGTCGTATCCCGTTGACCAATGTTCAGACCTAATTCTTTCTTGAAGATTCTGTAGATTCGAGATTTGGCTTGACCATCACTAGTTATAACACAATGACATAACACAGATATTTTTAACAGAACATTTCTGTGACAAAGTCATAATCCATGATGTTTGGGCGATTACTGTGAATTCACATTAGTAACTTTTCCGGAACTTCCGAGACCGGTAGATATCAGCAAGAATAACTGGACAATTTTCCCAGTCTATCGTGAAATTCCCTGACTTCCATTACTTTCTCCGTACCTATTGTTAAAATTTCCTGACAATTCCCAGTCACTAAACACCCTGCCTTAGCAACAGCATTGTCGCTGAAGACAATGaacctagtattttatttttgttttgttgcgCAACCTGATTCAGCTAGTAGAGAAGAACTACGCATCCTCTGATTGTTGTGTTGATTTCGTGGTTCGTATTACATCATTGTCAATACTAGTGTATTGTTTGGTATTTATTAGGATCTTTAAGACTTTTCATTGTTTATTGGgtataaataaacgttttaatagtgttttataaattagtgaagtgaaaaatgtagaagTTTGTGTATTTatgaattgtaataataaaatgttgtttaataataaaatgtatttttgtgaaaCTGTAGATAAGCTCAAGTTTAGATAGGTTCAATATTTTTCCTTTggagtaaataattattgtacatttcCTTGTGAGTGTTCATTTTAACTGTAGTGGCATTAGGAATGTACTAGGTACATTCAGAAAATCAGAAGACAATGTTGGTTCGGTGTATATGGATGAAGTCTTACCTGACTTGGATAAACCATTTCCTAATAAATTAATTGTGCCTGATGCTAGTgacttaaaaaagataaaattacattgttgtacatttttgtaaacatctatctataaatgtactttctatataaataactttaggataaaaacaaaattgttacttaaaaaaagGTTAGGTCTTTATTtcccatttttacttttttcaataaacagaattttttgccatttttttatatatataaatataaatatataaatatatatacagggtgattcatgaagttctcccccccacttctacagcacattgtactagtaaaaataatgaaaaaatgttatataaaacataggtccgaaaacgcttcgttagcgagttacagctagcgaaagatttcgcctgaatttcctgggtaaagagtaaaataaaagccatactgaacttttggaaaggttaattaagtaagaaatatcgtggattcttatgtatttttacctgataaagctaataaaataggtttcagaactgtacctgtagtagtttttgagggatttcagggttaaatgcaaaaaattggggcacgaaacaatgtttttttttaagtttgatgtacaataactttgttaaattggtaaataaatacataaaaatcaacaaacattaattgtagagaatttaattctgaaaaaaattgatataatcaaagtctaaaataaaacagaaataagtacctaaaaatcgattttattcagtataatacattactagttttaagcaaaattaatcaggttgggccaaccgtacgcacctttttataatagatgttcgaaaatgaggccatcattatcaatacattttgcagcacgtttgtgtattgcttttgttgcgtttcttaatttttcaggacttccctgtatctgcacaacCGAATCCATattacgggcaattaattcatttttgtcttgaatacaatgtctttcatcccatccccagatgcaataatccaatggagatagatctggtgatgttggtggccaagggtgaggccctccacgaccaattcagtgtccaggaaattgatgatttaagtaagcagaaacggcatgtgaaaagtggggaggtgcttcgtcatgctggaagtacaaattttgtctgagatgtaaaggaacattctcttacagctgcggcaactcttcttgaaggaaaatgcaaatagaactcagcatttaggcgtccaggtaatatgaaaggtccaatcagccgattgtgcaaaaggccacaccagacattgacgctaaatcggtgttgaaagttctgttccactacctcatgtggattttcttctgcccatgagtgttcattgtgcaagttattgacaccatcccgagtgaattgtgcctcatccgtaaacaaaatacgcttgtagagtttgatttattaatattcaaaaaagtttgcaaaactccaagcgaagcgggaccatcccctagctgtagatgttgaaccttttgtttatgaaacggattaaaatttgtgtttcgattaagtgacctccacaccgttgactgcgaaactcctatccgcctagaaatacgtcgtgtacttacacctggactgcgatgaacagcattaataacaatatcatcatcaagttggacagctcgttcataattggttctagtacttggtagtgatcctgttttccCGAAGAGTAgggaaaagttcctgaaatttttttggtatctggaatcctcctattagggtaacttagttcatattcttctacagcagctctagcattaccattacagtaacccaaaataaaaaccatatcagcgtattcctctgatgtaaataagtaaggaacattttttcgctgaataaacaatcgaattataactcacagaaaaattgcatttaataacacgattcacagaacccgatctcctgctgtagcttgcaaaacaccactaatacacagttctaacgtaacagtacagaataccattgttgatcagctgtttatTCGTGTGTTACCaacttagaaaattaataaaacaaaaaaaactgcatttcgatgattaggtaaacaataatgggaaaatgtttgcttcatttattttcaaaaatttgatgtaaatttttattaaaaaaaaatacaacgtaataaaacatgatatttttttatttacaaacaaatttatttaacagttaatcttgttttcctcaatttatctcatcattaaggaagaaacattttgtttttggttttattttaactaaataccgtacggtatttctttacagctagtaatgtattatactgaataaaatcgatttttttggtacttatttctgttttattttagactttgattatatcaattttctcagaattaaattctctacaattaaatggtttattgattttatgtattttaattaccaatttaaaacaaagttattgtacatcaaacttaaaaaaaaaacattgtttcgtgccccaattttttgcatttaaccctgaatccctcaaaaactactacaggtacagttctgaaacctattttatttagctttatcaggtaaaaatacataagaatccacgatatttcttacttaattaacctttccaaaagttcagtatggctttattttactctttaacccaggaattcaggcgaaattctttcgctagctgtaactcgctaacaaagcgttttcggacctatgtttatataacattttttcattatttttactagtacaatgtgctgtagaagtgggggagaacttcatgaatcaccctatatatatatatatatatatatatataaatatatataattcaaaagtACCAACAAACTTCttttactcaaatattttttaataatttgtgagttaaatatatatgtatgcaaaacttttgtctattttagatttattcaaataaatttaacattacctATGAGGGTGCAAGTAgagaaatttttttcatttttttatgttaataagtaattcttgaataaattcaaatgattccatttttatttttttttttttttttttgttgtaaactaCGTGTATTTCTGAAGACACTGATATCTTAAAATGTCTGTATCTtgaaaaatagatgagcagtgattacaatttttttaatctttacaaaATTGCAAAAAAGTGCCCGCCATTTTCGCAAAACTTATAgtcagttccagggttaaaaatGTGTTCATTATAAAAACCTTGCCATTTCCATGAAAGATACAACAAGAAAATACCACATGGTCCTCGAAAAAAATCttcagttaaataaaatagttcaaaaatgtttttagtgatCAATGTCTTAAACTAAAATCCCATAATAACAAAGTTTAGtatcaagaaattaaaattttaatttgtagtgtATTTTTCTAAGAATAATAAGAAAAACCTACACTATCTGTTTACTACATTTGGTACCGCAATCGTCTTATGTGAATGTTTAGCCATGTAAATAAGAAACCACAACTTACCCAAGCCTGCCATATGCCTTGCTATAAGACGGATCATACTTTAAAGCAGTTTTGCAATCTTGAATTGCACTTTCATATTGGGCCAGCTTGTTGGACGCAGCCGCCCTGTTACAGTAGTAAACTGCATTTTTCGGGTCTAGCTTGATTGCCCTGaaaatcatacaaataaaataagcacACAGCAGAATGATTACAGATCCTATTACAAATAGCTGAacgatttatcttttatttcgcTAACACTTTGATCAACATGAATATAGTGTCCAAGAATTATCCATTTATCTATAATGGAATCATGACTAAATAATTGCAAATTTAAGATGCCACTTGTTGAAATAGAATATTTGACAACAAATTACATTAGCTGATAAACTCAAACAAACATCTTCTTGGTGTGAAAGTCCTCGAGACAAAAATCAATATCAATAAGTGTCACACAATAGTGACACTATTAAGTTGATCACGATATGATGTATCCTACTGATGTTTCATTTAACAAGGAGCGACCATTACAATAAGACAACCATCACTATTATAATAAGGTGGtaaattctaattaaaagagTGTGAGAATATGAAGAGTTCATAGAGTTGCCAAATGACAGAACACCTGTACTTATCAGCAATATattcaaagaaaatacaaaaacacaataattaaacaTCACATGACGTACTTACTGTTTTGGGTCAATCCTAAAACAGATGTCATTTTATGACAcccatatttattatatacatctTTCTTTACACACTCCAGGAAGGCTTAATTTGAGATTAAGATAAATCATAGTATTAAATTATTCCTCACACACTTTACTAATCTTTTAAGCTGTAGTACTGGGAACCCCCCCCCCTTCCTGTTAGTGGTTACCTAATGTTAGCTTAACCCATTGGCTAGCtttgtttgaaacaaataatGGGTTAGCtttgtttgaaacaaataaaGTGGCTAGAATTACAGAATTCTATTGAAACCAGTGTAGAGTTTGTTAGAAGTGTTCAAACTAATATTAAGTTTTCACATTCTTCTTCATAATGAAATTATCTACACATTGGTATTCAACTTTTTAAATGACTGCACAATTTTTACCAAGTTAAAAATGCatgaacaagttttaaaagtgtttttaataacttaagtTTTGTGTGGGAAAACTATCTTGCCATGTTTAATCAGTAGTTTTACTGAAAATGCACGTAATTTTGTACGTGAAACCGAATATTTGAAAAGTTAcctaacaatacaaaatatatacaatatcaaAATCAGAAGAATAAGaagtagaataatttttattgccaaaTTAACAGTTCATACAGTTCAGCAACAAAGGCAATGTTACATCAATTAGGCCTAAACTATTTTAGTATGTGGCCTAAGTATTAGCACACTGTGGCCTTACAATCAAcaaatgtcaaactgaattaacacattcgagtctacgctcgagccagacgcgagcgccattgtttaaacccccgGCCGGCCCTCGAGCGTGACTtgagcacagctttgccgattgatatacggagttgctcgagtgatattcgagtgccgtctgctgcattagaaagccagcgTTAATGGTCAGTTCAGAacaattccgctaggcgctactacgtcatacccgcttgaggcttttgtttatccactgacgtggcctggcgcgtcgtcagtctgtctatgacaacaatcatttttttagcatttgaaatttttttggcaattaaaataattatttgtaaatatgtatatagtaaatgcctttaaaaaaattgaaattcttgttttatttattcaaaagttagttttcaagtaacacaagacatgcaggagattttatttttcttcaaaaatgtaagttttgaaattttttaaaaaattaattacattttataggaattcagttttacatatcattttaaagaggaaagatagaactttcaagaaaatataatattgtatacataatatttaacatttttctaaaaacaaaatgtgaaaacCAATTAATCTATGCAGACCgggttataaaaacagcaaatagcgagccagactccaatgtgtttaAAAAGCCTTGAAACTTGAATGAAAGAACTTATgtagtaaacattaaaaacacataattaaagAAAAGACCAAAAgccattcaataattaaaaactctaGAGAGCAGGTAAAGAAATCTTGCCTTAATATCAGTTAGACAATTAAaggttaaaattcaaaataaaataaaaattaaggtaCAGTTTCTAACTTAATATCACAGCAGGCCACAGCACTGGTAAAATAGgcctaaataattatttaaaatatttaatctactgttgtttaaaaaaaaacaactcttgtAATTTATAGAAAAGGATTTTGTACTAACAAGCTATGTATCACAGCCCTAAAAGTTCTCACATCTACATGACTTGATACAGGcaacttattaaacattttaattgctaaGAGTGGCAGATCATTTTGAGCTTTATTTAACCTACATTAAAGTTGGTCAATCATGCAGATTCTTGTAAAATGAGCACTAACAGAATGTCCTAACTGATGATTGTGAATGTTTAGAATGTGTAAAAATCATCTTCTTTGTCAACATGCAAagtgtattgtttatatttcctTAGTTTCAGTTAAAGTGTTAAACTAAATCAAACCATTGGGCATATTATCATTAATTAACATCAGATAGAGGACCTTTTATTCCATAGAAGAGATGGTGAAGTTTGTCTAGAAATAGGTCAGCACCAAAAAAATGGACCGTTCTCATATTCCcctaggccaatgggttaattCAGGGGTTAGCTAAATTCACAGTTAAATTTTCTAAGGactaatataacaatgtttaaggGAACTGGAAAGCAAGGAGGTCCAAGCAAGAAGAGTTACACAACTGGAGGGAGTTATGTTCACCAAGAAAAAGGTAGACCGGGCCATGACAGTTAGTGTATCAAAGGCTAATTATAATCAGTGGTAGTGATGGGAGAGTAGAATACTTAAAAGAATCGAATAAAGTGTATTCAAAAGCACCCTTGTATTTGAATATGCATTTGAATACTTTTTCTAAAAGACATGTCTCTTGTCTTACTTCCTTCCCGTAATCCATTGTTTCCTGGTTATTTGGAATTGCCCTGCCAAAATAGTTTGTCTTTTTGCGCTTCCTGCAAACATGTCATACCCATGATTTAAGAActccagaaaaaataaatttgtttacctgctacttcagtccCATCTGCAAGATTCTTTTTTTACTACAGGTTTTGTCACCAATGATCAAAGAAATAGGTTGAAGCCAAAAACcttaatcatattttgtttttacaaaacatgaaataaaaattaatttttgtctttattgtttacaaatgtatctattaattgaatatttgtacagttatacattttgtcagatttaatctttttaataacttattccaaattatgaatctcaccttaattattcttttcatagttcagattgtttaaaaatgtatttattaatttaatatttgtacaattatacattttgacaagttattatgttttttcatttatttattcatctaaaACTCTcaaatgaatatatgtatatgaatacagctcttgaatattttaattgaatactaTTGGTCCTAACGAATAAGTATTGTAGGTTTGATTtcgattcttccagagaaattgtattcatttctaGGGTATTCAAATTCATTTTGAGGTATTCGAATATATGAATACCTGGGCTGTATCcaaatactattcgattctgtattcaATTCTCCCATCACTAACCATTGAGAGTAACATTATTAGATTTTAGTTCAACATCTCTTGATTATAGATAGATCTATACAGCAAGGTTGCAATACCTCATGTAGTAATTGTTTTAGCAATACATCAATACAATATAAGCGGATGGAGGGATTACACCCCTGTACTGATTGTACCTCTAGTACAATACTACAGTAATATCGTTAACAGGCTTTAATCACAATTTGTTACTTACTTTGTGTAACAGGCAGCAGCTTCTTGGAATTTCTGCGCACTCATATGGGCATTGCCCTCAGATTTGAGAGCTTCTGCTGCGGCTTTCTCTTCAGCAGAAGCTTCCTTTAGAGCTTCTtgctagaaaaataaaatataacatatttcaatTACTGGGagtcaaacattttataataaacatgcaGACTTAAGTGGTTTAAATACTTAGCTTGccattattttatactgaattaACAAGTTTACGACAATGTCTTATTTCCGAAcctttttattttctgttgagtttttcaataataatcacttcaagtttttttcgcttgaTGATTTAAGTGCgggatcacatttaacaaaccaccaagacagataaacaataaaaacacaacaagGAAATCCGTAACAACATGTACTCTATTAGGCGCACTATGCGCTTTACCAAAGCCCAGTGTGTGTATACAAATGCAGTGTacattaaccctccatcaggcgcttaaaatttgaaacaccatcaggcgctcatggaggtttcctccaggttagcgaataatggatatcatagtcgtttaaactgtttgtatttgtttaaatattcatacggatttaattacaatgtactatattaatttttagaagttaaatgaaaattactctcttatgtaatgaattttccaaataagaaattcaaaatcttaaaaaatgttattgtatagtaacaacatgatttattttaaggaataatgcaattaattgtaaaaatgtttaacctactgtaataatatatggaaattaagttagtttttaacttcttacaaaaacaacttacttcaattcttgagttattatacaatgtaatgtcaattattactctgaaataaaaatttattctttactaaattttttttaatactatacaaagtttcaaaacattttccttctggttattataacgacaatgttcactccataaacagtactgaaatgttccctagcacacgggtactgtactgacaagtctctcgtcttcattctccatttcacaaacttgaaataaaatatattgtaaaatttaaaaagaaaccatcacaggtcacacatttaggcgcacacggattattactccataaaaactaaacacaataaggcgctcacggagatttcatccaagcactacaaacacaacatcgggcgctcacggaggaatcgtccagtctcgaaCGGAAGTAGacgtcatactgacagattttgacaaagataagcgggaggctattgttttgcttccccgaaagatgctcgtaaagtacactgcgggaaacgactgccaacatcagaaaagtagtactatttttaataataaaaaatacacggaggaaaactccgtttagcgcccgatgtagggttaataaCAGCTCtactcattttatttcatatagcaactttaaagaaataaaacttaatcataatttacaaataacaatttcagccataGTTGAACCCCCATGTTTGACCTTGGCATAACAGACTTCTGGGGAAAACCCGACAGTATACATGTTTCCAGTATGAAGCAATAACATCAAACATGTCTGGACTCTTTAGATTAACTCGTTAAGAGTTACTGTATACAGTGAAGTACATAGTTTCATATTTAGCTAAAAATTATTTcgatactttggtattatctgttGAAAGCACATTAAAGATAGAAAAGACTTTAACTTGCTGtgaaaaattacatgtcattatgacgatagGTTCTTGTTTTGTCTCCTAACAGGGAGTGACGTCAGCGAGAAGTAcgccactctgtccctatttgagcttgaatttgggtaatACCTccagggatgtttttctttcaccAGAAATGCGGTGTGGCACCAAACCACTGTAGTATGCACCGATGGCGaagggcatttccgatcggtactctCTTAACCTCAGATCGTGttccagatcgtccaacttttcccATCTGATATCAACTTTAATCTttcatagtataatatatatgtagGCTAATAACACATAGTAGATGGGGACAGAGTGTCCTCCTCATCGACATTGCTTCTTTTCGGGAGGCATAAAACAAGGTCCAATCgttataatgacatgtaattttcacagcaAGTGAAATAAAGTGTGTTCtttctaatgaaaaatatttttgaggtcTTCCGTACAAACAACTGTTccaaaatagtggcctccagataataccaaagtaccattaTTTCATTAGGACTGTATGAGTGTTTTCcctgaaatttatactttttattccaGTTTTTTTATGCTCCTTGGATCGTCTGACTTTGCCGTTCTGGCCACGGCCTAGTTCCGCCAGGGGTGGACATAAGGGGCTCTActgtatataattcaaaattcataaattggGAAATCGATACTAATACTTCTTGAGAAAATGACAACTGTAATGAAGGCACAATACAAAACAGActatttaaaatgcaaaacaaataaaattataatacttgcAAAcagaaagattaaaaaagaacatAGTCTGCAGATgagttgaaatataatattactgatCATGGTTAACAATACTTTTatagtttcttaaaataaatatcatagcTTACTAATTTATTGCAATAGGCTGCACTAAAACACTTACATGCTCTGCTAGATACTTTTTGAAGACGTCAAGGAGGACGCAACTAACATCAAGAGAGGGCTCCGAAGTGCCGATGTTATATGCAGCTTCTAGGCATTGTATGCCAACTTCCAAGCCCTCAGCACTTTCACCGTTGAGACCACCATCGCGCAACTGcgcttttaaaaattgaataatggCATAGACAAGCTTCCGGTCTGTATCCGACATCTGCTGAAACATACATTGTTACATCAGTGCCAATAGTATCTCGTTGTGCCtgatttaacattataaattattgtagtagacaattacttgaaaattatgATAAACTATAAACAAACTTCATTTGACacactttatttttgttaccATATTTAATCAGTGATAGATAAATAGCATAGCCTTAACAATTATacctaataaattaaatccataaCAATTTATGTTAGAAAACAACAGTACATGTTTTTAACACGCTAGATGGGCCTGCCTGATACACAAGTACTCTTATCATAGACTCGTACTTCGCTTGCTATTGTTACACACTTACACTTTTATAATATGAAGTTACAGCTTTCTAGGCCTTGTATAGTTAATGAGATGTTTTGggtgtaattttcttattattatattatatcataaaaattgatattatgtGATTGGAGGAGCTGATAGAATTTTGTAATTGCGGTTACATATAATACAAGATATATCTATCATATTAAATATGGTGATGTAACCACACATCTAATGTCAGATAACACCCTAACAGAGTTATAATAAAAGATATACGATATATATAGGTCATAcacacaatatatagaaagtgtggataactttaataatgtaaattctaTTTATATGCTTTATCTATATGCAATTTAACTGCATACTGTACTGATGTAGTTTACTCAAACGATATTGTCTTATGTCCTATTAACGGAAACAAATGAGACAGTTGTTCAAAATACAAGTGCAGACAGTCTGCGTTTGCCTTAACGCCTTACCTTTGTTTGATATTTAATGGGTTTTAAGTTACAATTTGGGGGTTTCCATTTACCTTATCttataaaaaaggaaagaaactagataattaaaaaaaaaaatgccaaaAGGCAGTCCTCTCTAACTTGCTAGTGAAACTGTTGTAATATCTTCCTGCATTTAATGTTGATTTCACCAAcctatacattaataattttaatataccacATTTGAAATGGTTTGTAATATTGAACtcgaacaaaattaaataaatatggttggctagtaaaaatatttacgtgTTTGTAAAAATCGTTACATTTCAACCTCTGATTAAAACCTAACGAGCGGCCCCGATTTTAGTGAGTATTTTAACTGCCGTGTTGCAACTATACAAATCCAATATATGCAACGAGACTTCATGAAATGAACATGGTATTTCGTTGCAATGGAACTGTTGGTGGAACCGCAGCATAGTGTTGCGAACTCGTTGCAATGGTTCAATGACTAGCACATTTAACAGAAACATTATAGAAATTATGAAAATACCAATAATGAAATCttgttttgtatataaagttaacaaaaacttacctaacctaacctCCTGACTGTCTCGCATATCCAGAGGCCAACTGCCCTACTTGAGAGTCAAACACCCTACAGGGTGGTCACTCAAAACCCTTTTTATAATTACCGGTCTTTTCAGATTGAAAA of the Homalodisca vitripennis isolate AUS2020 chromosome X, UT_GWSS_2.1, whole genome shotgun sequence genome contains:
- the LOC124368688 gene encoding small glutamine-rich tetratricopeptide repeat-containing protein alpha-like isoform X2 yields the protein MSDTDRKLVYAIIQFLKAQLRDGGLNGESAEGLEVGIQCLEAAYNIGTSEPSLDVSCVLLDVFKKYLAEHQEALKEASAEEKAAAEALKSEGNAHMSAQKFQEAAACYTKAIKLDPKNAVYYCNRAAASNKLAQYESAIQDCKTALKYDPSYSKAYGRLGLAYASLNQHQEAIGYYKKAVDLEPGNESYKANLKLAEDTLTNSTAAPPTITGPIPFHNVDLATIFTNPNLLNMASQMLANPSMQTMSQQLAQQMENENPALVEELRRHMGGGDQSGSEDGPPGPPGPPGPPGPPGPPGPPNPPKDESNTGS